The genomic interval GGTAGCTTTCGATCAGCGCGTCGGCCTTCGCCAGCAGCCCTTCCAGCGCCGCGCGCCCCTCGGCCGATTTCAGGTCGATGCGGACGACGGTCTTGCCGGCGTTCAGCAGCTTGTAGGCGGCGGTGGTGCCGTCGCTGTCGGTTGGCCCGAGCCGGCGCAACGGGTCGCCGGTCGGCGGCTCCACCTTCACCACCGTGGCGCCGAGGTCGCCGAGAAGCTGCGCCGCATAGGGGCCGGGCAGATATTGCCCAAGGTCGATGATCCGCAGTCCGGACAGGAAGGGAAGGGGCATGGCGTGGTCAGCCCCCGGTGACGCTCATATGCCGGCCGACGGCCGGCCCCTGGTGGCGGCGGTCGATGATGAAGTCGTGGCCCTTCGGCTTGCGGGTGATCGCCTCGCGCACCGCATCGATCAGCGGACCGTCCTCGTCGCTGACGCGCAGCGGCGTGCGCAGGTCGGCGGCGTCCTCCTGGCCCAGGCACATGTACAGCGTGCCGGTGCAGGTCAGCCGCACGCGGTTGCAGCTTTCGCAGAAATTGTGCGTCAGCGGCGTGATGAAGCCGACGCGCTGGCCGGTTTCCTCCACCCTGACATAGCGGGCGGGACCGCCGGTGCGGTGGTCGCTCTCGGTCAGGGTCCAGCGCGTCTGCAATTCGGCCTTCAGCATGGTCAGCGGCCAATATTGGTCGAGCCGGGCGCCCTCGCCGATGTCGCCCATCGGCATCACCTCGATGAAGGTCAGGTCGAAGCCCTGCTCGCCGCACCAAGCCACCATACGGTGGATCTCGTCGTCGTTGACGCCCTTCAGCGCCACAGTGTTGATCTTGATCTTCAGCCCGGCTTCCTTGGCCGCCTGGATTCCGCCCAGGATCTTGTCCAGCTTGCCCCAGCGGGTGATGGCCTGGAACTTGTGCGGGTCGAGCGTATCGAGCGAGACGTTGATCCGTCGCACCCCGGCCTCATACAGCCCGGCGGCATGCTTGAACAGCATGGTGCCGTTGGTGGTCAGCGTCAGCTCGTCCAGGTCGCCCGATTTGATGTGGCGGCCCAGCGAGTGGATCAGCCGCATCACATCGCGCCGCACCAGCGGTTCACCGCCGGTCAGCCGCAGCTTGCGCGTGCCCAGCTTCACGAAGGCGCTGCACAGCCGGTCCAGTTCCTCCAGCGTCAGCACCTCCGCCTTCGGCAGGAAGCTCATGTCCTCCGCCATGCAGTAGACGCAGCGAAGGTCGCAGCGGTCGGTGACCGAGACGCGCAGATACTCCACCTTGCGGCCGAACGGATCGATCAGCGGTGCGGTGGCGGCTGACGGCAAGGTTTCGGACACTGGGTTGGTCATCACTGGACTCCACGGGCGGCCGCTGACAGGCCGCCACAGTATATGTTCGCCACACGCACGATGTGCAACGGTGGCGGGACCGTATTCCACATCACGGTATGCCGACTTTGACGCCGATCAAGAGGTCTCCGCGTCACGTCAGCTTTTGCCGCACGGCCGCAAGTTGTGCGTCCCGCTGGGCTTCCTCGCGTTCACGCAGGTCGTCGTCGGTGGTGCGCGGCACCGGCCGCTGGCCCAGGGCGAAGGGCTCGTTCCCGCGCTCGAACTGGTCGCGGACGCGGCAGTCCTCGCACATGCGGATGCGGTTGGCCGCCTCCGGCGTGGCGAACATCCAATGCTTGCCGGCCAGCGTCGTCACGATCTTCTCGATCGAGGATTTGGTGGCGAAGGGCTTGCCGCAGGACACGCAGCAGAAGGGCTCCTCCTCCTTCACCACCACGGCACCGCGGGCCTGATCGCGGAAGTCGATCTCCGGCACCAGGGAGATGACCTTCTCCGGGCAGGTGGTCTTGCACAGGCCGCACTGCACGCAGGCGTCCTGGGCGAAGGACAGCATCGGCTTGTCGGCATTGTCCAGCAGCGCCCCGGTCGGGCAGGCGCCGACGCAGGACAGGCAGAGCGTGCAGCCGGCCAAATCCACCGACACCCGGCCGAACGGGGCACCCGGCGGCAGCGGCAGGACCTCTACCGGAGCGGGGGCGGTCTTGTGCAGGTGGCGCAAGGCCAGCATGGTCACCGTGCGCTTCGGTCCCATCGGCAGGAACATCCCCGCTTCGAGGGCGTCGGCAGGGAGCGCCCACAGCTCGTCGGCCACCGCGTCGGGGTCGGCGGCGTCGATCACCGCGACACGGCCGGAGCCGTAGCCGAGCCCGCTGAAGGCGGCCTCCGCCAGCCCGATCTGCGAGGCGAGGCCGGCGGTCTCCCCCTCATTCTCCGGCCCGGTCAGCACGCGGACATGGGTGCAGCCATAGGCCAGCGCCAGCGCGAACAGGTCGAAGCCGACCTGCGTCACCTCGTTCAGCGCGAAGGGCAGCACGCGGGCCGGCAGGCCGCGGCCATGGCGGGCCATCATGCCGACCAGAGCGTCGCCATGGCGCGGGTCGTGGATCAGCAGCGCCGGCGCCGCACCGCCCGCCTTGCCGTAGGTGGACAGCAGCGTGCGCAGCCGCTCGTACACCGTGGCTGCCGGCGGCAGGGCATAGGTCGCGGCCCCGGTCGGGCAGACCGCGGCGCAGGAGCCGCAGCCGGCGCAGACATGCGGGTCGATGGCGACATGGTCACCGTTCGGCGTGACCGCCCCGGTCGGGCAGACGTCCAGGCAGCGGGTGCAGCCTGTCTTGCGGCTGCGCGAATGGGCACAGAGGTCGGCCTTGAAGTCGACGAAGCGCGGCTTCTCGAACTCGCCGACCAGATCGGCGATGTCCAGCAGGGCCTTGGCGACCTGGGCCGGGCTGTTCGGGTCGGGACGCAGATAGCCGTCGCGGCGCTTGTGATCGGGGAACAGCGGCGTGCCGCCGGTCAGGTCGAGGATCAGGTCGCAGCGGGCCGACGCCCCCTGACGCACCGGCTCAAATCCCAGCGCCCCGCGCGAGGAGGGCAGGGCCGGGGCGTAGTCGTCCACCACGATCTCGAAGGCGCCGACCCAGCCGCGGGCGGTGCGGATACGGCCGCGGAAGATCGCGACGTCCATCACCGGCGGCGGCGGGATGTCCCTGGCGCTGGTCAGCAGGATGGTGACGTCCAGCCGCTTGGCCAGTTCCCGGCCGGCCTCGATGGCGCGCTCGTCGTTGCCATAGACCAGACAGGTGCCCTGGGAGGTCAGGGTCAAGGCGCCGGTCGGCGGGATCGGCAGGGCGGCCTCGGCCAGCAGCGCCGCGATCTTGGGCAGCGCCTGGCCACCTTCGTCCGACCAGCCGGCGCGCTCGCGGATGTTGGTGAAGGTCAGGACGGTTTCGGGCGCCACCTCCGCCGCGATCTCGCTGAAGAGCGGCGCTTCCTGGGTGCAGGCGACCAGCA from Azospirillum sp. TSH100 carries:
- the moaA gene encoding GTP 3',8-cyclase MoaA is translated as MTNPVSETLPSAATAPLIDPFGRKVEYLRVSVTDRCDLRCVYCMAEDMSFLPKAEVLTLEELDRLCSAFVKLGTRKLRLTGGEPLVRRDVMRLIHSLGRHIKSGDLDELTLTTNGTMLFKHAAGLYEAGVRRINVSLDTLDPHKFQAITRWGKLDKILGGIQAAKEAGLKIKINTVALKGVNDDEIHRMVAWCGEQGFDLTFIEVMPMGDIGEGARLDQYWPLTMLKAELQTRWTLTESDHRTGGPARYVRVEETGQRVGFITPLTHNFCESCNRVRLTCTGTLYMCLGQEDAADLRTPLRVSDEDGPLIDAVREAITRKPKGHDFIIDRRHQGPAVGRHMSVTGG
- a CDS encoding 4Fe-4S dicluster domain-containing protein, whose translation is MKIGERTVLVCDCAHSIALDGTALGKACGDGNAATMSATVHTQLCRAQLDRFEAAVATGQPLLVACTQEAPLFSEIAAEVAPETVLTFTNIRERAGWSDEGGQALPKIAALLAEAALPIPPTGALTLTSQGTCLVYGNDERAIEAGRELAKRLDVTILLTSARDIPPPPVMDVAIFRGRIRTARGWVGAFEIVVDDYAPALPSSRGALGFEPVRQGASARCDLILDLTGGTPLFPDHKRRDGYLRPDPNSPAQVAKALLDIADLVGEFEKPRFVDFKADLCAHSRSRKTGCTRCLDVCPTGAVTPNGDHVAIDPHVCAGCGSCAAVCPTGAATYALPPAATVYERLRTLLSTYGKAGGAAPALLIHDPRHGDALVGMMARHGRGLPARVLPFALNEVTQVGFDLFALALAYGCTHVRVLTGPENEGETAGLASQIGLAEAAFSGLGYGSGRVAVIDAADPDAVADELWALPADALEAGMFLPMGPKRTVTMLALRHLHKTAPAPVEVLPLPPGAPFGRVSVDLAGCTLCLSCVGACPTGALLDNADKPMLSFAQDACVQCGLCKTTCPEKVISLVPEIDFRDQARGAVVVKEEEPFCCVSCGKPFATKSSIEKIVTTLAGKHWMFATPEAANRIRMCEDCRVRDQFERGNEPFALGQRPVPRTTDDDLREREEAQRDAQLAAVRQKLT